In the Gemmatimonadota bacterium genome, GCTAAACCTATGCCCAATGCTTCAATTTTTGCCAACAGAACGGGGGTAAAATGAAGCCCCGCAGTGGGAGCAGCGACAGACCCGCGCACGCGCGCATAGACCGTCTGATACCGCTCTTTGTCAGAGGCGCGATCTTCCCGCCGAATATAGGGCGGCAATGGTACATGTCCATGTGTTTTTAGGAGTTCATCCAGCGATCCTTTGCCCTCAAACCGCACGCGGCGGTTGCCCGAATCGAGTACGTCTTCGACCGTGGCAATCAGGTCAGATCCTTCAAAAGCAATTTCAGCCCCAATTCGCAATCGCCGTCCAGGTCGCGCCATTACTTCCCAGCTATCGCCATTGGGATGCAGGAGCAAAAGTTCTACTGCACCTCGAGTGATTGGCCGGTATCCTTTTAGACGCGCGGGAAATACCCGCGTTTCGTTCAATACCAGACAATCGCCGGCGCGCAAAAAGTTGGGCAATTCTCGAAATGTTCGATGTTCAATCTCGCGGTGCGTGCGATTTACTACCATTAAACGCGATCCATCGCGCTCAGCCGTTGGATATTGTGCGATCAGGTGATTGGGAAGTTCGTAATAAAAATCAGAACGTTTCACTGGACGAATTTTAAAAAAGTGAGAATATGGCGGTAAGGCGTCATGTCATTCAAAGAGCGATGGAAAGTGACGATGGGGTTCTGCTGGCTCTCTGAAGAGAATCTGCTGGCGCGGTGTCAGTTCTGTGTTGGTTGGCGGTTGGACGCGATTGGGTCTCCAGGCTGTGTGCGCTACGCAGTATTTATAGAGGAGAGATCGGCGCTCGTGCTTGCTGTACCAGGCCGATGTCCCGTGCGTTAGCGCTTCGGTAAATAAAATAGCGGAGCCAGCGGGTGCGTATGGAATGATTATAAGGGGCGATTTTTCAGGGGCGTCGAATATATTTTGGGGCAATCGGTAGTTGCTTTTGTGGCTACCGGGAATGCAGCAGAATCCCCCATGGTCTGGTCCCGCGTCTGTGAGACTCCACGCCACAACCATGAATCCGTCGGTGATCTCGTGTTTGGGAAAATTAAAGTATTTGCCCGGTAGCGATCCCGAAATGGGCGACATGGCACCGTAGTCGGCGTGCAGACGCCCTCTTCCCATGCCCGCTTTCATGTACA is a window encoding:
- the queA gene encoding tRNA preQ1(34) S-adenosylmethionine ribosyltransferase-isomerase QueA gives rise to the protein MKRSDFYYELPNHLIAQYPTAERDGSRLMVVNRTHREIEHRTFRELPNFLRAGDCLVLNETRVFPARLKGYRPITRGAVELLLLHPNGDSWEVMARPGRRLRIGAEIAFEGSDLIATVEDVLDSGNRRVRFEGKGSLDELLKTHGHVPLPPYIRREDRASDKERYQTVYARVRGSVAAPTAGLHFTPVLLAKIEALGIGLARILLHVGPGTFKPVKADDVRDHKMGAEFWKIDESAAETVNRCRANGGRVIAVGTTSVRTLESAAVKIGSNWQLKSGSDWTHIFIYPPYNFRLVDGLITNFHLPESTLLMLIAAFMGRDFAMRAYREAVREAYRFYSYGDAMMIL
- a CDS encoding phytanoyl-CoA dioxygenase family protein, with the protein product MEDLETQQYLLDLQGYLVVENVLTADEVATLNELFDQQKLPPPGETQRFGSAPDGPGFLQWGKPFCDLLDHPQIMPILRFRLGDCFRLDRLYGMYMKAGMGRGRLHADYGAMSPISGSLPGKYFNFPKHEITDGFMVVAWSLTDAGPDHGGFCCIPGSHKSNYRLPQNIFDAPEKSPLIIIPYAPAGSAILFTEALTHGTSAWYSKHERRSLLYKYCVAHTAWRPNRVQPPTNTELTPRQQILFREPAEPHRHFPSLFE